The Haematobia irritans isolate KBUSLIRL chromosome 1, ASM5000362v1, whole genome shotgun sequence DNA segment TCCAGCTGTATACACTCAGAATTAAAGATTGCATTTCTgcacatttctatacaaaggttATCCTTATCGCTGCCACACTGGATAATcgttttttctttcagtgtatgtataaCCAATATTCTTATATGGTTTCTCAAATGTTTTGGCAATAAACGAAAATCTGCACAAGAAAGATTATCTGTCGAAATCAAACGTAACCgcaatataattgaaatttgtatcgaTTGATAAGACGGCACATGGTTTTGGTGATTTTTTCGTGGTATTATCGATTTATAcactataaattaaattaaaaccaacAACAATACGACCGTTTTTAGATAATATGTGATTATTGAATTGTTTCATTTTATTCTGTTAGGTATACTCCTCCATACCCTTTACGTATCTTTATGTTTCCCCATGATATGGCTGGATTTGGAAATGTGtagctaaaaacaaaaaaaactccaaaaattcgaagaaataattgtttttcCCGGCCAAATGATAAGGAAACGGCTATcggatttattttccaaaaaattttggtataaaatCTATTCTCGCCTGGCCATATTCTTCAGTATTACCGAAAGCAACTAATCGAACATAGGcgttccaaattttaagataattttgcAAAGAGAAAAAATGTGGACTATTACCTTCATTGTTTTGGCTGTGGCCTCTCAAGGGGCTTTCTCGTTAAGTGGAATGCCTGCTGTTCAAAGGCAAATGGGTGATGCCATGATCAGAGCTATGGCCAGTCCTGAACGTTCTACTGTCTGTTTCCCCATCTATGCTCAAGGAATAGCTGCAGCCAATGACAAATATGAGTTGGCATATAACACTTGCCTTGACAATGCTGCTAATTCACAAAAACTGGTTGAAAATGAAGTAGCTCCCGATCGTGCAAGTCTCCGTAGCGATGGTGAAGGCATCTGTGCTACTTTCGACAAATGTGCCAATATGGAACTATCAACGGATTTCTTTGAGTGTTATCTCGACGCGGTGAGTATTAATTGTCAAAGGATAGATTTTTTTCGGATTTTACTCTAACGGTTATAGGAGTGAGGCACtcaaaagttaattaaaaatctggcaacattaattattattattaggtcCAGAAAATATATTGTAAGGGCATTAAATCGCAGTCATTTGATCGGGCCCGaacttgaaataaaatattcacggtACTAGCCTCTCAATAACTCCATTGTAACGCGTGTTAcacgcagaaaaggaatatgatcacctcaaacatgttttaagagtaacatgttatttttggacgggaaacatggaatatttttatctcaaaaattttgttttctcgacAAACATATAGATGGTTGCCGATATCAGATATatattttcgagaaaattacatggttgcgaaaaacatgttacatgttctccgtccaaaaataacattttgctcttaacacatgtttgaggtgatcatattccttctctgtgtgttcaCATGTCATGCAATTCAAGCCCTTGCTTTGCAGGCAAAAAAGGTGCATTTCATCTTACCATTCACAGTTACGTTACGATtcgcaccgtggtgcaatggttagcatgcccgccttgcatacacaaggtcgtgggttcgattcctgcttcgaccgaacaacaaaaagtttttcagcggtggattatcccacctaagtaatgctggtgacatttctgagggtttcaaagcttctctaagtggtttcactgcaatgtggaaaaggaggtcccttgtcattgagcttaacatggaatcgggcagcactcagtgataagagagaagttcaccaatgtggtatcacaatggactgaatagtctaagtgagcctgatacatcgggctgtacgCTCCAATTATGCCAAACATTTCATAAATCGCAGCAAACTGCGACTTTTTATTGTAGCTTTTGTCATGCTTCTGGCTGATTCACTCCAAATCAAATCTGCTTACTTATTTATATTATGAGCTTCGTCGCTGAAATTATGTTCAGCGATAAAAAAAATGGATCTTGGACCATTTGTAGGCGATTGTAAGGCGATTTATTGAAGACCTTTGTCAGTGAAACATAACACGAAACGTGAGTCAGCTGtttaaaccagtgttgccaaacaGATAATAGCTAAaataaatcaccctttataatcttCGAATATGTTCTTGCTCCAGTCTTTTAGGAAAATCTCTTcaccaaaaaataatttaaagaaaatattgttttttttttttatattttactaaTAATTTGCTTCATTTTGCAGTCTGGATCATCTCTCTCTACTTCTTTGGACATGCAAAGTGTATCTAAGACCAAGTTGCAATATGTCAATTTGAGATATCAAACAATTCAATTCGATAAAGATTCCTGCACTGATGATTGCACCAACATTTATGTCAAGGAATCCACAACTCTTTACTCCCAACTGGAAGAATGTTTGAAGACAGGTGAAGTTGTATCACCTCCAGCACCGGAACCAACTGAAACCACAACTCTTGAACCAGAGATGACTACTACTGCTATTCCAACACCACCTCAACCTGAGCTTTTTTAACATTTGCTGCAATACCGTAAATACAATTCACTGAGGAATGGATAGCtttttttagcaaatattattgaatattaataaaaccaaatattcacaatttattGTGGACCAATAAGAAGTGAAAATAtagataattaaaaaacaaaaaaaaaacgaaacgttTCATCTCTGGGTACGATGATTAATTATAGTTTTTTGTTAGGATAGTTTCAAGTTTAGAATATCTCGCTACGAAAACTATATGCCACAGAAGTCTCTACTCCCCATTGAAGTCTGAAAAGTGGTGGGAAGGTATCTTTTATTGCCACACATATTGTACGGAATTGAGGTTTATTCGGGAGCTCCCTTAGGTACGTTTAGTGAGTAAACACTTTTTTTcggaaaccttttttcggaaggttcaagtgtggtttacttttgggtttagtgaactgcctgaatttatcctGATAataggttgatagttttgctgcaagtagaggatggtgatgaggaatgtggtaattccgaaacgtgcgcccatccaactatcttgcagtctatagggctttgcccaaataaatttgacaaacattctttcctctgttggttaagctacacttgtagtttagtcaatgcatggttttaatctgaaatcgaaaacaacaacaataaaatttcgacaaaattttctatagaaataaaatttagacaaaattttctatagaaataaaatttagacaaaattttctatagaaataaaatttagacaaaattttcgatagaaataaaattgggacaacattttctatagacataaaattttgaaaaaatatctatagacattttctaaataaataaaattttgacaaaattttctatagaaataaaattttgacaaaattttctataaaaataaaatttgacacaaaagtttctatagacatataatttagacaaattttctatggacatataatttcgacaaaattttttgaaaatgttttatagacataaaatcttaacaaagttttctatagacataaaatttttacaaaactttctatagaaatacaattttgccaaagttttctatagaaataaaattttaacaaaatttttgatagaaataaaattttgatgaaattttcgatagaaataaaattttgacaaaattttctatagacatacaattttgacaaaattttctatagatataaaatttggacaaaattttctattaaactaaaatatgacgcaaaattttctatagacaaaattttctatagaaataaaattttgacaaaattttccatagaaataaaattgtggcaaaattttctaactaaataaaattttgacaaaattttctataaaaataaatttttgacaaaatttgctatagacatataatttcgacaaagttttctgaaaatgttctatagacataaaatcttaaccaaattgtctatagaaaaaaatttttttgacaaaattttctatagatataaaatttggacaaaattttctataaaaataaaatttaacacaaaactttcgatagaaataaaattttgacaaaattttctatagaaataaaattttgacaaaattttctatagaaataacatttttacaaaattttctatagacataaaatttttaccaaattttctatagacatataatttcgacaaaattttctgaaaatgttctatagacataaaatcttaaccaaattttctatagaaaaaaaaaaattggacaaaattttctatagacataaaattttgaaaaattttctatagacattttctaaataaataaaattttaacaaaattttctataaaaataaaatttgacacaaaattttctatagacatataatttagacaaaattttcgatagaaataaaattttgacaaaatttttaatagaaataaaattttgacaaaatttttaatagaaataaaattttgacaaaattttttatagatataaaattttgacaaaattttctataaaaataaaattttggcaaaattttccaaattaataaaattttggcaaaattttctataaaaataaaatttgacacaaaattttctatagacatataatttagacaaaattttctatagaaataaaattttgacaacattttctatagacatataatttcgacaacattttcagaaaatgttctatagatacaaaatcttaactaaattttctatagaaataaaatgttgactatattttctatagaaataaatgtttctttagaaataaaattttgacaaaattgtgtatagaaataaaattttgacaaaattttttataggaataaaattttgacaaatttttctacagaaataaaattttgacaaaattttctacagaaataaaattttgacaaaattttctatagaaataaaatatagacaacatcttcgatagaaataagattttgacaaaattttcgatagaaataaaattttgacaacattttctatagaaataaaattttgacacaataggaataaaatttcgacaaacttaactaaattttctattgaaataattaa contains these protein-coding regions:
- the LOC142223554 gene encoding uncharacterized protein LOC142223554, whose product is MWTITFIVLAVASQGAFSLSGMPAVQRQMGDAMIRAMASPERSTVCFPIYAQGIAAANDKYELAYNTCLDNAANSQKLVENEVAPDRASLRSDGEGICATFDKCANMELSTDFFECYLDASGSSLSTSLDMQSVSKTKLQYVNLRYQTIQFDKDSCTDDCTNIYVKESTTLYSQLEECLKTGEVVSPPAPEPTETTTLEPEMTTTAIPTPPQPELF